One Bos javanicus breed banteng chromosome 9, ARS-OSU_banteng_1.0, whole genome shotgun sequence DNA window includes the following coding sequences:
- the HTR1E gene encoding 5-hydroxytryptamine receptor 1E, producing MNITNCTPEASVAVRPKTITEKMLISMTLVIITTLTMLLNSAVIMAICTTKKLHQPANYLICSLAVTDLLVAVLVMPLSIMYIVMDSWKLGYFICEVWLSVDMTCCTCSILHLCVIALDRYWAITNAIEYARKRTAKRAGLMILTVWTISIFISMPPLFWRSHRRLSPPPSQCTIRHDHVIYTIYSTLGAFYIPLTLILILYYRIYHAAKSLYQKRGSSRHLSNRSTDSQNSFASCKLTQTFCVSDFSTSDPTTEFEKIHTSIRIPPFDNDLDYPGERQQISSTRERKAARILGLILGAFILSWLPFFIKELIVGLSTYAVSSEVADFLTWLGYVNSLINPLLYTSFNEDFKLAFKKLIRCREHT from the coding sequence ATGAACATCACTAACTGTACCCCGGAAGCCAGTGTGGCTGTGAGACCCAAGACCATCACGGAGAAGATGCTCATTTCTATGACTCTGGTGATCATCACCACCCTGACCATGCTGCTAAACTCCGCTGTGATCATGGCCATCTGCACCACCAAGAAGCTCCACCAGCCTGCCAACTACCTGATCTGTTCTCTAGCCGTGACGGATCTCCTGGTGGCTGTGCTTGTCATGCCCTTGAGCATCATGTACATTGTCATGGACAGCTGGAAGCTGGGGTACTTCATCTGCGAGGTGTGGCTGAGTGTGGATATGACCTGCTGCACCTGCTCCATCCTTCATCTCTGTGTGATCGCCCTGGACAGGTACTGGGCCATCACCAATGCTATCGAGTACGCCAGGAAGAGGACTGCCAAGAGGGCCGGGCTGATGATCCTCACGGTCTGGACCATCTCCATCTTCATCTCCATGCCCCCTCTGTTCTGGAGGAGCCACCGCAGACTCAGCCCGCCCCCCAGTCAGTGCACCATCCGGCACGACCACGTCATCTACACCATCTACTCCACACTTGGGGCATTCTACATTCCCTTGACTTTGATACTGATTCTCTATTACCGGATTTACCATGCAGCCAAGAGCCTTTACCAGAAAAGAGGTTCAAGCCGGCATTTAAGCAACAGAAGCACAGATAGCCAAAATTCGTTTGCCAGTTGTAAACTGACACAGACGTTCTGTGTGTCTGACTTCTCCACCTCAGACCCTACCACAGAGTTTGAGAAGATCCACACCTCCATTAGGATTCCTCCCTTTGACAATGACCTAGATTACCCAGGAGAACGCCAACAAATCTCCAGCACCAGGGAGCGCAAGGCAGCACGAATCCTGGGTCTGATTTTGGGTGCGTTCATCTTGTCCTGGCTGCCATTCTTCATCAAAGAGTTGATTGTAGGTCTGAGCACCTATGCTGTGTCCTCCGAAGTGGCTGATTTTTTGACCTGGCTTGGTTATGTGAATTCTCTGATCAACCCTCTGCTCTACACAAgtttcaatgaagactttaaactGGCTTTTAAAAAGCTTATTCGGTGCCGAGAACACACTTAG